TTCGGCGGATGGTGAGGGTCAGGCCGGGTTTGGTGGTGCAGATCTTGAGGCCGGGGGCGTACGCCGACGAGCAGGTGAGATCTTGGGGTGCGCCGCCGTTGGCCGAGATCTTCAGGGCGGCCGGGGCGGAGCAGACGGCGCGGATCTCGTACGAGCCTGGTACCAGGGTGACGTCTTCGTTGGTTGCGGTGCGGTCGTAGTCGAGGTCCTCGCGCCAGATCACCTGTGGATCGTGGGGGAGGTCGCTGAGCTTGAGCGGGTTGCCGGCCGGGGTGGTGGGGGTCGCGTTCGGTGAGGTGCTCGGCGGGTGGACGGCTTCGTCACTCGAACAACCCGCCGCCAAGCAGCAGCTAACCGCCAGCAGCGCCGCGCCGACGGGGCGGGCGACGACGGCAAGCGCCGTCCAGGCCGGGCGAGTGGTGGCGGTCAGCGCCGCGCTGGCGGGGTGTGTGGTGGCTGGTGAAGTTGTGGGGGTGGGGTTCATTGGGGCGGAAGGTAACACGATGCAGCTTGTTGGCGACACGGTGTTGCAGGTTGTTGCAGATGTTGTGCGAGGCAACTGTCAGTTGGTGTATGCCTCCAGTTCGACGATGCGGGAGTAGGTGTGGTCGTTGCCGTCCAGGCAGAGGATGCGGATGGCGTCGGCTGTGACAGGGGTGAAGGTGGTGGTGACGTGGCCGGCGGTGTTGCCGCGGATCTGGGCGACGGTTTGCCAGCTGCCGGACTGTTTGAGCTGGACGTCCCAGTCGCGGAGGCCGTTCGTGCGGGCGGGGTACTTGGCGGAGTCCAACGTGTACAGCTCGACCCGGCCGACGGTGGTGGGGGTGGCGAGCGCGACGTCGTACGTGTCGGGGAACGCCGCGCGGGTGCCGTCGTTCCAGCCGGTGAGGGTGTCCCAGTGCTCGGAGTCCTTGTCGCCGTCGACCGCGCCGCACAGGGTGAAGTTGCCGTGTGTCGAGGATGCGGTGGCTTGTTCGCCGAGGATGAGGTTGTCCCCGGGGCCCTTCGTGGGCAGCGGGTTCACGGTCACGGGGACGGTCAGCCGGTTGCGGTCGACCTCGACGCCGATCCGGTACGTCCCGGGCTTGGCGTCCCTGGGTACGCGCACCTCGACCGGCGCGGACACCGGCTGATCCGGATCGACCGCCGGTAACCACGACGAGAACAACGTACGCGACAACTGCAGCGGCCCGTTCGGAGTCAGCGTCAGATCGGCGTACCGGTCCTTGGTTCCGGTGTTCGTCATGGTCAGGTTCAGCGTGCTCGGAAAGCAGGGCAGACCAACGACGCTGAGCTGCGACGGCATGACACTCACCGCCACGTCGGAAGTTGCCTTGGGCATCGACCCGGAGCCGAGCAGGGCGGCCGCCAGCAAGGTGCCGGCCGCGACGACGGTTTGGCGGGGGAGCTTCATTGCTGGACCTCCGAGATGCCGGGGCGGCCGTCCTCGACCAGGAGTTTGGCGCGGGTACTGACGGTGCCGCCTTGGACGGACACCTTGTCGACGACGCGATAGTCGGAGATCCACTGCCGCGGCGTGATCGTGCAGCTCACGTACCCGCGCTGGAAGTTGCCGAACTTCATGTGCGGGTTCTCCCGCAGCAGCGTCGCGCCGCCGGCGTCCAGGTCCTGCCCGTCGATCCCGGAGGTGATCGACGTACCGACGAACTCGGCGCCGACGGTTGCCGACGAAGGATCGGTGAAGTCGAGCTTCAGATCGGACGCGACACTGCGGTGAAGGTCGCCCGCGATCGACACCAGGTTGCGTACCTTCCGCTGCGCCGCGCCACCAAGAACACGGTCGCGCGACGCCTCGTACCCGTCCCAGGTGTCCATCGGAACGAGTACTTCCGGACCGTCCTTCGTGTCCAGCCGGGCGATCGCGGTCTGATGCGCCATCACGTTCCACCGGGATTGTGAGGCCGTCCATCCGTCCAGCAGCCACTTCTCCTGCGCCGCACCGGTGATGGTGCGGGCAGGGTCCTTCGTCTCCGGCCCGGGCGCCTTGGTTCCATCGCCGTACGCCTGATCCGACCGGTACTGCCGCGTGTCGAGCACGCTGAACTCGGCCAGTCGCCCGTACCGAATCCGTCGGTACAGCTGCATGTCCGGCCCTTTCGGCAACTGCGCGAGCCGCAGCGGCATGTGCTCCCAGTACGCGCGGAACGCGTTCGCGCGCCGGACCAGGAACTGCGCCGGCGGCGCACTCGGATGCGCTTCGTCGGCCCAGTTGTCGACGACTTCGTGATCGTCGAGCGTGACGACCCACGGCGCGCGGGCGTGCGCGTTCTGCAGATCCGGGTCGAGCTTGTACGCCGCGTACCGCTGCCTGTATTCGTCGAGCGTCACGGTCTGCTGGGTGATGTACGGCTCGTTCGAATGCGGCCGGATGCCCCGGTCGATGCCGAACTCGTAGATGTAGTCGCCGAGGAAGAACACCACGTCGTGGTCCCGCTTCGCCATATCGGCGTACGCGGTGTACCAGCCTTCCCACCACGCCTGACAGGACGCGAACGCCAGCGAGAGCGAGGCCAGTTGCGCGTCGTACGCCGGCGCGGTCTTCGTCCGGCCGACCGGACTGAGCTGCCCGTTCACCCGGAAGCGGTACCAGTAGTGCCGCCACGGCCGCAGTCCGCGTACGTCGACGTGCACCGAGTGGCTCGACTCTGGTTGTGCCTTCGCCGTTCCATGGCGTACGACCCGGTGGAACTGTTCGTCTTCGGCGACCTGCCACTGGACTTCGACCGGTCGCCGATCCATGCCGCCGAAGGGCGCGAGTGGATCCGGGGCCAGCCGGGTCCAGATCACCACCGCGTCGGGCAGCGGGTCGCCGGACGCGACGCCGAGCGTGAACGGGTCACGCCGGTCCGGGCGGCCGGTCCAGCCGGCCGCCGCGGCCCGGATCTCCGGCAGGTTGCCGGCCAGCGCGAGCGCGGCCGCCGCTCCGCTGACAGTGAGGAAGTTGCGTCGTGTACTCCGCATCGGCCCACCCGATCAGTTGGAGGTGATCACATCCGTAACGGGAGATTACGAGAAGTTCACACAACAGGGTGGGAAAATGGCCGGATGCGGCCTACTTGACCGTCTTGCTGACCGTCGGCGCATCGGTCGGCGCGGACGGCCGGTAGCCGGTCGGCTGGTGATCGCAGGCGGCGAGGCCGAGGGCCAGTGGTACGGCGACCACGACGGCCAGCAGGGCGCGACGTTTCATCTGAGTTTCCTCCCCGGGGCGGTGCAGAGCCGTCGGAGTTTATGGTCTGGACCGCCCGGGGAGGAAGGGTTTTGCAGCTAGTTGCAGCTCAGCTTTCCGAACGCTTTACAGAAGTCAGCAGCAGCTGCGCGACGTCCTGCACCTCGACCGACTCGCGAGCCGAACCGTCGGCCTGCTTGGCGGTGAGGCCGTCGGACAGCATCACCCGGCAGAACGGGCAGCCGGTGGCGATCTTGTCGGCGCCGGTCTCGACCGCCTCAGTGGTCCGGTTCAGGTTGATCCGGGTGCCGAGTTTCTCCTCCATCCACATCCGCGCGCCGCCCGCGCCGCAGCAGAACGACTTCGTCTGGTTGCGCGGCATTTCGGCGTACTCGGCGCCCGGGATGATGTCGAGCAGTTCGCGCGGGGCGTCGTACACCTGGTTGTGGCGACCGAGGTAGCACGGGTCGTGGTAGGTGATCTTCTGCCCGTTGAGCGAACTGTCGGCCGGCGCGACCGGGGTCAGCTTCCCGTCCCGGACCAGCCGGTTCAGCAGCTGGGTGTGGTGGATGACGTCGAGCTCGACGCCCAGCTGGGAGTACTCGTTCTTCAACGTGTTGAAGCAGTGCGCGCAGGTCGAGACCACCTTGCGTACGCCTGTCTCCTTGAACACCTCGGCGTTCTGCATCGCCAGCTGCTGGAACACGAACTCGTTACCGGACCGCCGAGCCGGGTCGCCGGTACACGTCTCGCCATCACCCAGTACGGCGAACGAAACGCCCGCGATGTTCAGCAGCTCCGCGACCGCCTGCGTGGTCTTCTTGGCGCGGTCCTCGAACGCACCGGCGCAGCCGACCCAGAACAGGTAGTCGACCTCGTCCAGCGACTCCACGTCCGTGCCGACCTGCTTGACCTCGAACGGCAGGTCCTTGGCCCAGTCCATCCGGCCGGACGGGTTCATGTTCCACGGATTGCCCTTGTTTTCCAGGCCTTTGAACAGTCCGTTGAGTTCGGACGGGAACGACGACTCGATCAGTACCTGGTAGCGGCGCATGTCCATGATCGCGTCGACGTGCTCGATGTCGACCGGGCACTGCTGTACGCACGCGCCGCACGACGTACACGCCCACAGAGCCTCTTCGTCGATGACCGCAACGTCCGCGGGGCCGACCAACGGCTTCTCCTGCTCGTCGAGCACGAGCTGCGAGAGCGACTTGCGATCGTCGTCGGAGGACGCCAGCAGGTACGGCGCCTTCGCGTACGCGTGTTCGCGCAGGCCCATCATGATCAGTTTCGGCGACAGTGGCTTGTCGGTGTTCCAGGCCGGGCACTGCGACTGGCAGCGGCCGCACTCGGTGCAGGTGGTGAAGTCGAGCAAGCCCTTCCAGGTGAAGTCCTCGACCTTGCCGACGCCGAGCGCCGCGTCCTCGTCGAGCTCGTCGATGTTCTCGAAGTCGATCGGGGCGCCGTTGACCATGATCGGCTGCAGCGCGCCCAGGGCCGTACCGCCGTCGGCCTCGCGCTTGAACCAGATGTTCGGCCAGGCGGTGAAGCGGTGCCAGGCGACGCCCATCGTCGCGTTCAGCGAGATCGTGATCATCCAGGCGAACGAGATCAGGATCTTGATCATCGCGACCAGGTAGACCGCGTTCTCCAGGCCGTGCTCGCTCAGCCCGCCGAAGAAGCCGCTGCCGAGGAAGAACGTCATCGGGAAGTGGAACTTGTCCTGCTCGCCCAATTGGTACTCCAGGCCGCGGAGCAGCAGGATGCAGATCAGTACGCCGAGGATCGTGTACTCGACGTAGTACGCCTGCCAGGACGTCGAACCGTAGAACCGGGACGAACGTGGCTTGTCACCGCGCGGCAGGTGCATCAGCCGGTAGATCATCAGGCCGATGATCGAGATCAGACCGGTCCAGGTGAGGGCCTCGCTGACCCACTCGAACACGAACCAGTGCCCGATGATCGGCAGCGCCCAGTGCGGGTCGAACAGCTGGCCGAACGCGGTCACCAGGGTCAGGACCAGCCCGATGAACCCGAAGGCGACGAACCAGTGCATCACCCCGATGTGACTCCACTGCAGCATCCGGGTGTGGCCGAGGGATTCCTTGACCAGGGTGACCGTCCGCTTGCCCGGCTCGTCGGTCCGGGCGGCCGGCTGCCCGAGCTTGATCACGGACACGATGTGTCCGATCGTCTTGCCGAACAACGCGACGGCGACGAGGGTCACCGCGAGCGAGACGACGATGGCGAGGATCTGCATACCAGCGATGTTATTGGTTGGTTACTCGTCAGTCATGGAGGTGTCGGCCTCGTCACTTCGAAGTTTGGTCTTCGGCAGTGACCCGGCAGCCACCGGGATGGAAATTTTCTCACGCGCATCGTAGATCATGTCGTGGATATTTTACCAGTCCGCTTCCGATGGGGGATCTTGATGTCCTCCAAGCAGGTGGCGGTCGCGCGAAGGCGGTGGTGGGGGAGACCGCGCTGGTCGAGTAGGTCGCCGGCGGTCAGCAGGCCGTGGTCGATGGCGTCCTGGTCGGGGCGGTCGGCGGGCTGGACCACCTGGCAGCGGATGGTGAACGGCCGCAGCGACTCGTCGTACGAGAGGTCGCCGGCTTCGCTGTAGGTGGCCAGGAGGAGGTCGTGCTGGGCGATCTCGGCGCGGAGCTGGTCGCGCTGGTCCGCGGTCAGTCCGGTGAACTCGCCGCGGACGATGACGCGGAAGGTGCGTACGGAGTTCATATACAGAACTGTATCTGAGTTACTCCAGCCAGGCGCGGGTGATTTTCAGGTATGCGTCGACGACTGCCTCGGCGGGTACGGCGTCGGGGTCGATCGCGCGCTGGATCAGCAGACCGTCCTCGAGCGCGTGCACGATCAGCGCGAGCTGCTCGAGGCCGGCGCTGTCCTGCTGGCCGGTTTCAGGACCAGCGCGGCGGAGGCCTTCGGCGTGGGCGGCGCGGGCGAAGCGTTCGCGGGCTCGGACCTGGTCACGGACGGCACCTCCGGACCGGACCGCGTACAGGAGGAGTTCGAGTCGCAAGGTGAGCCAGCCGGATTCGTTGGCGGTACGCCGCCGGTGCCAGTCGCGGAGGGCGGCGACCGGGTCTGGGCCGGCGACGATCGCGACGATCTCGGCGTACTCCCGCTGCGTCCGCTCGTCCAGCAGCGCAGCGACCAGCTCGGGTTTGCCGGCGAAGTTCCCGTAGAAGGCGCCGCGGGTGTAACCGGCCCGTTCGGCGATCTGCTCGACGGATGCTCCGTGCACGCCGCGTTCGGCGAACAGCTCGGCGGCCGCCGCCAGCAATCGTTCGCGAGTCCGGGCCTGGCTCTCCGCGCGCGGGATCGGCTTCGTCACGTGGCGAGCTTAGAGGGCGTCTCGGAACTCTTAGAGGGCGTCCAGACGGTGCAGCCGGGCCGTGACCGCGGGGCGGCGGTGGTCGGTGGCGGGGAGGTGGGCGTCGAGCAGCTCGAAGATCTCCAGGTCCTCGGCGCCGGTCGGGGTCTGGGCGAAACGCCAGAGCAGATCGGGGTCATCGGCGTCGAGCACCGCGCGCCGGACGGTCGCTTCGAGCTCGTCCCGTTCGGCGCGCAGCGCGGGTGCGTCCGAGCGCGCGAGCAGCGGCCCGGCGTACAGCTCGAGCGCCGCGCCCAGATCGCCTTCGCGGATGGCTGTTTGTACGTCGGTCACGTCGCCCGTCACGTCGGCGATGATCCGGTACGGCTTCGTGTCGAGTACGCCACCGCCGAGCAGGTTTCGCAGCCGGTGCATCTCGGCGCGTACGGTTGTCGGGTTGCCTTCGTCGCCGTAGAGCTGAAGCATCAGCTGCTCCGCGGTCAGCCCGGTCGGATGCAGTAACAACAGCGCGAGTACTTCGGCCCGCCGCAAGGTGAGCGCGATCTCGCGACCGCCGACCACAGCAATCGGTTGACCGGAGCCGAGTAGCTTCAGCCGCAATGTCGGCCGCAACCGCCGCACCGGCGACCCAGGCATCCGCAGCAGGAACCCCTCGTCCAACCGCTCGACCAGACCCTCGCGCCCGTCGCCGAGGTCGATCCGCTCCGCGCCGTCGGGTACGACGAGCCGATCGGGCAGCCATTCGAGCGGCTGCACCGCGAGTACGCGGCCGGTCGGGGTCAGTAGTGCGCCGGGTGCGTTGCCGAGCGCCATCAGATGCCGCATGTTGCGAGCACGCAGCATTTCGTCGGCGGCGGCCATCCGGACCCGCAACTGTCCTTCGGCGAGCTGGGCCGCCGCCGTCACCAACGCGACCATCGCGGGATGGACGGTCCGCAACGGGCCGGAGACGTCGACGGCACCGAGCAGCTTCCCGGTGTCGGGATCGTGTACGGGCGCGGCCGCGCAGGTCCACTCGTGGATTCGGCGTACGAGGTGCTCGGCGGAATGTATCTGTACCGGCTGGCCGACCGCGAGCGCCGTACCCATCCCGTTGGTGCCGATCTGGTCCTCGGCCCAGATCGCGCCCTCGGACAGTGCGATCCGGTCGGCCTGTCGTTTGACCTGCGCGGAACCTTCGCGCCACAGGATCATCCCCTGCGCGTCGGTGATGATCATGATGTGCGACGCCTCGTCGGCGATCGTCGTCAACGTCTGCCGCAGCACCGGCAGGACGGCTTGCAGCGGATGATTCGCGCGCAGCGCGGCGAGCACGTCGGGATCAAGGACGACCGCGGCCGCGTCCGCCTCAGGGTCGACGGCGGCGGCGAGGGAGCGCTCCCAGGAGGCGGCGACGAGCGGGCGCGGCACACCCGGTACGCGGCCGCCGCCGAGCACCTCTTCGTACAGCTCGCTCAGCCGGCGAGCCTGGTCCGCTGTGTCCATCCGCCTCACTCCGCAGTACGCCCGTACGCATGCAACGTCGATGCAACGTCCCCGCGCCTAGGTTCGGTCCAACGTCGCTGTGTCGACCTGGTGTCAAGGAGGACCTATGACGATCTTCGCAGCTCCCGGGCAGGATGGCAGCCCGGTCACGTACAAATCGCGCTACGAGCACTACATCGGCGGCGAATGGGTGCCGCCGGTCAAGGGCGGGTACTTCGAGAACCCGACTCCGGTCACCGGTCAGACCTTCACCGAGATCGCCCGCGGCACGGCCGAGGACGTCGAGGCCGCGCTGGATGCCGCGCACGGCGCCGCGCCCGGCTGGGGGCGTACCTCGCCGGCCGAGCGCGCCAACATCCTGACCCGGATCGCCGACCGGATCGAGTCGAACCTCGAGCTGCTCGCGGTCGCCGAGAGCTGGGACAACGGCAAGGCCGTCCGGGAGACGCTGGCCGCCGACCTGCCGCTGGCGGTCGACCACTTCCGCTACTTCGCCG
The genomic region above belongs to Kribbella solani and contains:
- a CDS encoding DUF6204 family protein, which gives rise to MNSVRTFRVIVRGEFTGLTADQRDQLRAEIAQHDLLLATYSEAGDLSYDESLRPFTIRCQVVQPADRPDQDAIDHGLLTAGDLLDQRGLPHHRLRATATCLEDIKIPHRKRTGKISTT
- a CDS encoding GAF domain-containing protein; the encoded protein is MDTADQARRLSELYEEVLGGGRVPGVPRPLVAASWERSLAAAVDPEADAAAVVLDPDVLAALRANHPLQAVLPVLRQTLTTIADEASHIMIITDAQGMILWREGSAQVKRQADRIALSEGAIWAEDQIGTNGMGTALAVGQPVQIHSAEHLVRRIHEWTCAAAPVHDPDTGKLLGAVDVSGPLRTVHPAMVALVTAAAQLAEGQLRVRMAAADEMLRARNMRHLMALGNAPGALLTPTGRVLAVQPLEWLPDRLVVPDGAERIDLGDGREGLVERLDEGFLLRMPGSPVRRLRPTLRLKLLGSGQPIAVVGGREIALTLRRAEVLALLLLHPTGLTAEQLMLQLYGDEGNPTTVRAEMHRLRNLLGGGVLDTKPYRIIADVTGDVTDVQTAIREGDLGAALELYAGPLLARSDAPALRAERDELEATVRRAVLDADDPDLLWRFAQTPTGAEDLEIFELLDAHLPATDHRRPAVTARLHRLDAL
- a CDS encoding (Fe-S)-binding protein, with the protein product MQILAIVVSLAVTLVAVALFGKTIGHIVSVIKLGQPAARTDEPGKRTVTLVKESLGHTRMLQWSHIGVMHWFVAFGFIGLVLTLVTAFGQLFDPHWALPIIGHWFVFEWVSEALTWTGLISIIGLMIYRLMHLPRGDKPRSSRFYGSTSWQAYYVEYTILGVLICILLLRGLEYQLGEQDKFHFPMTFFLGSGFFGGLSEHGLENAVYLVAMIKILISFAWMITISLNATMGVAWHRFTAWPNIWFKREADGGTALGALQPIMVNGAPIDFENIDELDEDAALGVGKVEDFTWKGLLDFTTCTECGRCQSQCPAWNTDKPLSPKLIMMGLREHAYAKAPYLLASSDDDRKSLSQLVLDEQEKPLVGPADVAVIDEEALWACTSCGACVQQCPVDIEHVDAIMDMRRYQVLIESSFPSELNGLFKGLENKGNPWNMNPSGRMDWAKDLPFEVKQVGTDVESLDEVDYLFWVGCAGAFEDRAKKTTQAVAELLNIAGVSFAVLGDGETCTGDPARRSGNEFVFQQLAMQNAEVFKETGVRKVVSTCAHCFNTLKNEYSQLGVELDVIHHTQLLNRLVRDGKLTPVAPADSSLNGQKITYHDPCYLGRHNQVYDAPRELLDIIPGAEYAEMPRNQTKSFCCGAGGARMWMEEKLGTRINLNRTTEAVETGADKIATGCPFCRVMLSDGLTAKQADGSARESVEVQDVAQLLLTSVKRSES
- a CDS encoding alkaline phosphatase D family protein — its product is MRSTRRNFLTVSGAAAALALAGNLPEIRAAAAGWTGRPDRRDPFTLGVASGDPLPDAVVIWTRLAPDPLAPFGGMDRRPVEVQWQVAEDEQFHRVVRHGTAKAQPESSHSVHVDVRGLRPWRHYWYRFRVNGQLSPVGRTKTAPAYDAQLASLSLAFASCQAWWEGWYTAYADMAKRDHDVVFFLGDYIYEFGIDRGIRPHSNEPYITQQTVTLDEYRQRYAAYKLDPDLQNAHARAPWVVTLDDHEVVDNWADEAHPSAPPAQFLVRRANAFRAYWEHMPLRLAQLPKGPDMQLYRRIRYGRLAEFSVLDTRQYRSDQAYGDGTKAPGPETKDPARTITGAAQEKWLLDGWTASQSRWNVMAHQTAIARLDTKDGPEVLVPMDTWDGYEASRDRVLGGAAQRKVRNLVSIAGDLHRSVASDLKLDFTDPSSATVGAEFVGTSITSGIDGQDLDAGGATLLRENPHMKFGNFQRGYVSCTITPRQWISDYRVVDKVSVQGGTVSTRAKLLVEDGRPGISEVQQ
- a CDS encoding TetR family transcriptional regulator, with amino-acid sequence MTKPIPRAESQARTRERLLAAAAELFAERGVHGASVEQIAERAGYTRGAFYGNFAGKPELVAALLDERTQREYAEIVAIVAGPDPVAALRDWHRRRTANESGWLTLRLELLLYAVRSGGAVRDQVRARERFARAAHAEGLRRAGPETGQQDSAGLEQLALIVHALEDGLLIQRAIDPDAVPAEAVVDAYLKITRAWLE